One window of the Saccopteryx leptura isolate mSacLep1 chromosome 9, mSacLep1_pri_phased_curated, whole genome shotgun sequence genome contains the following:
- the PIEZO1 gene encoding piezo-type mechanosensitive ion channel component 1 isoform X1, with protein MVGCFGAGHLICLYCYQMPFAQDMLPPAGIWARVFGLKDFVAHANCSSSNVLVLNTNHNWPVYVSPGVLLLLYYTVTSLLKLRTHHPPDQTKLAAGGVEEREVELTELDQLPQGVARDAAAKEAGTAQRMMPTPMGPDPETDNCIVHDLTSHSPVQQRPLRPRLAGPRETSPLHGLGHLIMNQSYVCALIAMMVWSITYHSWLTFVLLLWACLIWTVRSRHQLAMLCSPFILLYGLVLCGLRYVWAMDLRAELPTTLGPVSLRQLGLEHTHYPCLDLGAMLLYTLTFWLLLRQFVKEKLLRREKTASALTEVTVVNTEPTRTQALFRSLGDLVTGLYAKYWIYVCAGMFIVVSFAGRLVVYKIVYMFLFLLCLTLFQVYYSLWRKLLKVFWWLVVAYTMLVLIAVYTFQFQDFPMYWRNLTGFTDEQLGDLGLEQFSVSELFSSILIPGFFLLACILQLHYFHQPFMQLTDLEHVPLPGACRPRWAHRQDAVSGTPLLQQEEEEEAPREEGLGTAGPHQATQFPEAAANKWGLVAERLLDLSASFSTVLTRVQVFLRRLLELHIFKLVALYTVWVALKEVSVMNLLLVVLWAFALPYPRFRPMASCLSTVWTCIIIVCKMLYQLKVVNPHQYSNNCTEPLPNSTNLQKTEINQSLLYRGPVDPANWFGVRKGFPNLGYIQNHLQILLLLVFEAIVYRRQEHHRRQHQLAPLPAQAVCIEGTRQQLDRDLLSCAKYFINFFFYKFGLEICFLMAVNVIGQRMNFMVILHGCWLVAILTRRRRRAIARLWPNYCLFLTIFLLYQYLLCLGIPPALCIDYPWRWSQAIPINSVLIKWLYLPDFFMAPNSTNLISDFLLLLCASQQWQVFSAERTEEWQHVAGVNTDHLEPLRGEPNPVPNFIHCRSYLDMLKVAVFRYLFWLVLVVVFITGATRISVFGLGYLLACFYLLLFGTSLLQKETRTRLVLWDCLILYNVTVIISKNMLSLLSCVFVEQMQSSFCWVIQLFSLVCTVKGYYDPREMQMLGRDQDCLLPIEEAGVLWDSVCFLFLLLQRRVFLSYYFLHVKAELQATSLQASRGFALYNAANLKIIDYHRKAEEKSLAQLKRQMERIRAKQEKHRQGRVGHGHLQEPLDPGQELVIHSGDYFLFESDSEEEEEAQPEDPRSSAQSAFQMAYQAWVTNAQTVLRRRRQEQAQLPVGGGPGLEAELAEGPEDEVAGRSHVMQRVLSTMQFLWVLGQALVDGLTHWLHNFTRHHSAISDVLRAERYLLTQELLRGGQVHRGVLDQLYSSEAEATPTGPSEARDAPSTASSGLGAEEPISNTPEDTNSPLSTGYNTRSGSEEMVTEPGASLRGSQELPASARSRMRTASELLLDRCLRIPELEEAEQFEAGQGRALLLLQAVYQCVAAHSELLCYFIIVLNHMVTASAASLVLPVLVFLWAMLSIPRPSKRFWMTAIIFTEVMVVTKYLFQFGFFPWNSHTVLRRYENKPYFPPRILGLEKTDSYIKYDLVQLMALFFHRSQLLCYGLWDHEEDPLSKEPDRGHGKEKEPGEEPAMLGLQTKEGTGPQEELGVTRATTEDDIQVEVRDGPPEPQVELKPRDTRRISLRFRRRKKESMEPRGSAAIEAETEDKEKEVAAAAPREKKRSRPQERMRVVGIKLQAFCLSLAQSTYRPLQRFFHDILHTKYRAATDVYALMFLADVVDFIIIIFGFWAFGKHSAATDITSSLSDDQVPEAFLVMLLIQFSTMVIDRALYLRKTVLGKLAFQVVLVLAIHIWMFFILPAVTERMFNQNVVAQLWYFVKCIYFTLSAYQIRCGYPTRILGNFLTKKYNHLNLFLFQGFRLVPFLVELRAVMDWVWTDTTLSLSNWMCVEDIYANIFIIKCSRETEKKYPQPKGQKKKKIVKYGMGGLIILFLVAIIWFPLLFMSLVRSVVGVVNQPIDVTVTLKLGGYEPLFTMSAQQPSIIPFTHQAYEELSSQFEPHPLAMQFISQYSPEDIVTAQIEGSSGALWRISPPSRAQMKRELYNGTADITLRFTWNFQRDLAKGGTVEYTNEKHTLDLAPNSTERRQLASLLEGTSDQSVVIPNLFPKYIRAPNGPEANPVKQLQPNEEADYLSVRIQLRREPVGSGAAGFLEWWVIELQDCKADCNLLPMVIFNDKVSPPSLGFLAGYGIMGLYVSIVLVIGKFVRGFFSEISHSIMFEELPCVDRILKLCQDIFLVRETRELELEEELYAKLIFLYRSPETMIKWTREKE; from the exons ATGGTGGGCTGCTTTGGTGCTGGCCATCTCATCTGCCTCTACTGCTACCAGATGCCCTTCGCCCAGGACATGCTCCCACCTGCAGGCATTTGGGCCAG GGTTTTCGGTCTTAAGGACTTTGTGGCCCACGCAAACTGCTCCAGTTCCAACGTGCTTGTCCTCAACACCAACCACAACTGGCCCGTGTATGTGAGCCCCGGCGTCCTGCTGCTCCTGTACTACACTGTGACCTCACTCCTGAAGCTCCGCACACACCACCCGCCAGACCAG ACAAAATTAGCAGCTGGGGGCGTTGAGGAGCGGGAGGTGGAGCTGACTGAGTTGGACCAGTTGCCCCAGGGTGTGGCCAGGGATGCAGCTGCCAAGGAGGCGGGTACTGCCCAG CGCATGATGCCCACGCCCATGGGGCCTGACCCTGAGACAGACAACTGCATTGTGCATGACCTGACCAGCCACAGCCCGGTCCAGCAGCGCCCCT TGCGTCCCAGGCTGGCTGGGCCAAGAGAGACCTCTCCACTGCATGGCTTGGGCCACCTCATCATGAACCAGAGCTACGTGTGCGCTCTCATCGCCATGATG GTGTGGAGCATCACCTACCACAGCTGGCTGACCTTCGTGCTGCTGCTCTGGGCCTGCCTCATCTGGACTGTGCGCAGCCGCCACCAGCTGGCTATGCTCTGCTCGCCCTTCATCCTGCTCTACGGGCTGGTGCTGTGCGGACTGCGCTACGTGTGGGCCATGGACCTGCGTGCCGAGCTGCCCACCACCCTGGGTCCTGTCAGCCTGCGCCAGCTGGGGCTGGAGCACACCCACTACCCCTGCCTGGACCTGGGTGCCATG TTGCTCTATACCCTCACCTTCTGGCTCCTGCTGCGCCAGTTTGTCAAGGAGAAGCTGctgaggagagagaagacagCCTCCGCGCTGACGGAGGTCACTGTGGTGAACACAG AGCCCACACGGACTCAGGCGCTGTTCCGGAGTCTGGGGGATCTGGTCACGGGCCTCTATGCCAAGTACTGGATCTACGTGTGCGCCGGTATGTTCATCGTGGTCAGCTTCGCAGGCCGCCTGGTCGTCTACAAGATCGTCTACATGTTCCTCTTCCTGCTCTGCCTCACCCTCTTCCAG GTCTACTACAGCCTGTGGAGGAAGCTGCTCAAGGTGTTCTGGTGGCTGGTGGTGGCCTACACCATGCTGGTGCTCATCGCCGTCTACACCTTCCAGTTCCAGGACTTCCCCATGTACTGGCGCAACTTGACAGGCTTCACTGATGAGCA GCTGGGGGACCTGGGCCTGGAGCAGTTCAGTGTGTCCGAGCTCTTCTCCAGCATCCTCATCCCTGGCTTCTTCCTGCTCGCCTGCATCCTGCAGCTGCACTACTTCCACCAGCCCTTCATGCAGCTCACCGACCTGGAGCATGTGCCCCTGCCCGGTGCCTGCCGCCCACGCTGGGCTCACAG GCAGGACGCAGTGAGCGGGACCCCCTTGTTgcaacaggaggaggaggaggaggcccctAGGGAAGAGGGGCTAGGCACTGCTGGCCCCCACCAGGCCACGCAGTTCCCAGAAG ccgcAGCCAACAAATGGGGCCTGGTGGCTGAGCGACTGCTGGACCTGTCCGCCAGCTTCTCCACCGTCCTCACCCGCGTGCAGGTGTTCCTGCGGCGCCTGCTGGAGCTGCACATCTTCAAGCTGGTGGCCCTGTACACCGTCTGGGTGGCCCTAAAGGAG GTGTCAGTGATGAACCTCCTGCTGGTCGTGCTCTGGGCGTTCGCCCTGCCCTACCCCCGCTTCCGGCCCATGGCCTCCTGTCTGTCCACCGTGTGGACCTGCATCATCATCGTGTGCAAGATGCTCTACCAACTCAAGGTTGTCAACCCCCACCAGTACTCCAACAACTGCACTGAG cccctccccaatAGTACCAACCTGCAGAAGACAGAGATCAACCAGTCTTTGCTGTACCGGGGGCCCGTTGACCCAGCCAACTGGTTTGGGGTGCGGAAAGGCTTTCCAAACCTGGGCTACATCCAG AACCACCTACAgatcctgctgctgctggtgttCGAGGCCATTGTGTACCGGCGCCAGGAGCACCACCGCCGGCAGCACCAGCTGGCCCCGCTGCCCGCCCAGGCCGTCTGCATTGAAGGCACCCGCCAGCAGCTGGACAGGGACCTACTTAGCTGCGCCAAGTACTTCATCAACTTCTTTTTCTACAAATTTGGACTGGAG ATCTGCTTCCTGATGGCCGTGAATGTGATTGGGCAGCGCATGAACTTCATGGTCATCCTGCACGGCTGCTGGCTGGTGGCCATCCTCACCCGCCGGCGCCGCCGGGCCATTGCCCGTCTCTGGCCCAACTACTGCCTCTTCCTGACGATCTTCCTGCTGTACCAGTACCTGCTCTGCCTGGGCATCCCCCCAGCCCTGTGCATCG ACTATCCATGGCGCTGGAGCCAGGCCATCCCCATAAATTCGGTGCTCATCAAGTGGCTGTACCTGCCTGATTTCTTCATGGCCCCCAACTCCACCAACCTCATTA GTGACTTCCTCCTGCTGCTCTGCGCCTCCCAGCAGTGGCAGGTATTCTCAGCTGAGCGTACTGAGGAGTGGCAGCACGTGGCCGGTGTCAACACTGACCACTTGGAGCCTCTGCGGGGGGAGCCCAACCCCGTGCCCAATTTCATCCACTGCAG GTCCTACCTCGACATGCTGAAAGTCGCCGTCTTCCGCTACCTCTTCTGGCTAGTGCTGGTGGTGGTGTTCATCACCGGGGCCACGCGAATCAGTGTCTTCGGGCTGGGCTACCTGTTGGCCTGTTTCTACCTGCTGCTCTTCGGCACCTCCCTGCTGCAGAAGGAGACGCGTACCCGCCTCGTGCTGTGGGACTGCCTCATCCTCTACAACGTCACCGTCATCATCTCCAAGAACATGCTCTCg ctcctgtCCTGTGTCTTCGTGGAGCAAATGCAGAGCAGTTTCTGTTGGGTCATCCAGCTCTTCAGCCTCGTGTGCACAGTCAAAGGCTACTACGACC CCAGGGAGATGCAGATGCTGGGCAGGGACCAGGACTGCCTGCTGCCCATAGAAGAAGCTGGTGTCCTCTGGGACAGTGTCTGTTTCCTGTTCCTGCTGCTGCAGCGCCGTGTCTTCCTCAGCTACTACTTCCTGCACGTCAAGGCTGAGCTCCAGGCCACTTCCCTGCAGGCCTCCAG GGGCTTCGCTCTGTACAATGCTGCCAACCTCAAAATCATTGACTATCATCGTAAGGCCGAAGAGAAGTCCCTGGCCCAGCTGAAAAGACA GATGGAGCGTATTCGTGCCAAGCAGGAAAAGCACAGGCAGGGCCGGGTAGGCCACGGCCACCTCCAGGAGCCCCTGGACCCTGGCCAGGAGCTAG TCATCCACTCTGGAGACTACTTCCTGTTCGAGTCtgacagtgaggaggaggaggaggcccagCCTGAGGACCCCAGGTCATCAGCACAGAGTGCTTTCCAG ATGGCATACCAGGCATGGGTGACCAACGCCCAGACAGTGCTGAGGCGGCGGCGGCAGGAGCAGGCACAACTGCCTGTGG GAGGCGGCCCGGGCCTGGAGGCGGAGTTGGCAGAGGGCCCAGAGGACGAGGTGGCAG GCCGCAGCCATGTGATGCAGAGGGTGCTGAGCACCATGCAGTTCCTGTGGGTGCTGGGACAGGCGCTGGTGGACGGGCTGACGCACTGGCTACACAACTTCACACGGCACCACAGCGCCATCAGTGACGTGCTGCGTGCTGAGCGCTACCTGCTCACACAAGAGCTGCTCAGG GGTGGACAGGTACACCGGGGCGTGCTGGACCAGTTGTACTCGAGTGAAGCTGAGGCTACGCCGACAGGCCCCTCGGAAGCACGTGATGCACCTAGCACAGCCTCGAG CGGGCTGGGGGCTGAGGAGCCTATAAGCAACACACCTGAGGACACCAACAGCCCCCTCAGTACTGGCTACAACACCCGCAGTGGCAGTGAGGAGATGGTCACCGAGCCCGGGGCTTCTCTACGTGGCTCCCAGGAGCTGCCTGCTAGCGCTCGAAGTCGGATGCGCACAGCCAGTGAGCTACTCCTTGACAG GTGCTTGCGCATCCCAGAGCTGGAAGAGGCTGAGCAGTTCGAGGCCGGGCAGGGCCgagcgctgctgctgctgcaggccGTGTACCAGTGCGTGGCCGCCCACTCTGAGCTGCTCTGCTACTTCATCATTGTTCTCAACCACATGGTCACCGCCTCAGCTGCCTCTCTTGTGTTGCCCGTGCTGGTCTTCTTATGGGCTATGCTGTCCATCCCGCGGCCCAGCAAGCGCTTCTGGATGACGGCCATCATCTTTACCGAG GTCATGGTGGTCACCAAGTACCTGTTCCAGTTTGGCTTCTTCCCCTGGAACAGCCACACAGTGCTGCGGCGCTATGAGAACAAGCCCTACTTCCCGCCTCGCATCCTGGGCCTAGAGAAGACTGATAGCTACATCAAGTACGACCTGGTGCAACTCATGGCTCTCTTCTTCCACCGTTCCCAGTTGCTG TGCTATGGCCTCTGGGACCACGAGGAGGACCCACTCTCTAAGGAGCCTGACAGAGGCCATGGGAAGGAGAAGGAGCCTGGGGAGGAGCCAGCCATGTTGGGACTCCAGACCAAGGAGGGCACAGGGccccaggaggagctgggggTCACCAGGGCTACCACCGAGGATGACATCCAGGTAGAAGTGAGGGATGGGCCCCCAGAACCACAAGTGGAGCTCAAGCCCCGCGACACGAGGCGCATCAGTCTACGTttcaggaggaggaagaaggagagtaTGGAACCCAGAGGATCAGCAGCCATTG AAGCCGAGACTGAGGACAAGGAGAAGGAGGTAGCAGCTGCCGCTCCGAGAGAGAAGAAGCGAAGTCGCCCCCAGGAAAGAATGAGGGTGGTGGGCATCAAGTTGCAGGCTTTCTGCTTGTCCCT GGCCCAGAGCACGTACCGGCCCCTGCAGCGTTTCTTCCATGATATTCTGCACACCAAGTACCGCGCAGCCACTGATGTCTATGCCCTCATGTTCCTGGCAGATGTTGTTGACTTCATCATTATCATCTTTGGCTTCTGGGCCTTTGGG AAGCACTCAGCAGCTACAGACATCACGTCCTCCCTGTCAGATGACCAGGTACCTGAGGCCTTTCTGGTCATGCTGCTGATCCAGTTCAGCACTATGGTCATTGACCGTGCCCTCTACCTGCGCAAGACTGTGCTGGGCAAGCTGGCCTTCCAAGTCGTCCTGGTGCTGGCCATCCACATCTGGATGTTCTTCATCCTGCCTGCTGTCACTGAGAG GATGTTTAACCAGAATGTGGTGGCCCAGCTATGGTACTTCGTGAAGTGCATCTACTTCACCCTGTCTGCCTACCAGATCCGTTGCGGCTACCCCACCCGCATTCTTGGCAACTTCCTCACCAAGAAGTACAACCACCTCAACCTCTTCCTCTTCCAGGG GTTCCGGCTGGTGCCATTCCTGGTAGAGCTGCGGGCTGTGATGGACTGGGTATGGACAGACACCACGCTGTCCCTATCCAACTGGATGTGTGTGGAGGATATATATGCCAACATCTTCATCATCAAGTGTAGCCGAGAGACGGAAAAG AAATACCCACAGCCCAAGgggcagaagaagaagaagattgtTAAGTATGGCATGGGCGGCCTTATCATCCTATTCCTTGTGGCCATCATCTGGTTCCCACTGCTCTTCATGTCCCTGGTGCGCTCTGTTGTCGGTGTCGTCAACCAGCCCATCGATGTCACTGTCACCCTCAAGCTGGGTGGCTATGAG cccctgttcACCATGAGTGCCCAGCAGCCATCCATCATACCcttcacacaccaggcctacgAGGAGTTGTCCAGTCAGTTTGAACCCCACCCG CTGGCCATGCAGTTCATCAGTCAGTACAGCCCTGAGGACATCGTCACAGCGCAGATCGAGGGCAGTTCTGGGGCGCTGTGGCGCATCAGCCCGCCCAGCCGGGCCCAGATGAAGCGGGAGCTATACAACGGCACTGCTGACATCACCCTGCGTTTCACCTGGAATTTCCAGAG GGACCTGGCCAAGGGAGGCACTGTCGAGTACACCAACGAGAAGCACACCCTGGACCTGGCCCCCAATAGCACTGAGCGGCGGCAACTGGCCAGCCTGCTGGAAGGGACCTCGGACCAGTCAGT GGTCATCCCTAATCTCTTCCCCAAGTACATCCGTGCCCCCAATGGGCCTGAAGCCAACCCTGTGAAGCAGCTGCAGCCCA ATGAGGAGGCGGACTACCTCAGCGTGCGCATCCAGCTGCGGAGGGAGCCTGTGGGCTCGGGGGCTGCTGGCTTCCTTGAGTGGTGGGTCATTGAGCTGCAGGACTGCAAGGCTGACTGCAACCTGCTGCCCATGGTCATATTCAATGACAAGGTCAGCCCGCCCAGCCTAGGCTTCCTGGCTGGCTATGG GATCATGGGGCTCTACGTGTCCATTGTGCTGGTCATCGGGAAGTTTGtgcgtggcttcttcagtgagATTTCGCACTCCATCATGTTTGAGGAGCTGCCATGTGTGGACCGAATCCTCAAGCTCTGCCAGGACATCTTCCTGGTGCGGGAGACgcgggagctggagctggaggaggagctgtACGCCAAGCTCATCTTCCTGTACCGCTCACCAGAGACCATGATCAAGTGGACTCGCGAGAAGGAGTAG